Proteins encoded within one genomic window of Actinoplanes octamycinicus:
- a CDS encoding RNA polymerase sigma factor has product MLADDDLGGALTAAREGDETAFAILWCALQPAVLRYLRVVVGDPAEDVASETWLQVARDLRGFRGEIGDFRGWLFRIARHRGIDHLRRTGRRREDPVEVVDQGVLAPDAAAQTEEALSTGWALSLIATLPRDQAESVMLRVVAGLDVATTAKVLGKRTGAVRIATMRGLRRLAAHPEVTARNEKKATGVAEEV; this is encoded by the coding sequence TTGTTAGCAGACGACGATCTCGGCGGCGCGCTGACCGCCGCCCGCGAGGGCGACGAGACCGCGTTCGCCATCCTCTGGTGTGCCCTGCAACCAGCGGTTCTGCGCTATCTGCGGGTGGTGGTCGGCGACCCCGCCGAGGACGTCGCCTCGGAGACGTGGCTGCAGGTCGCCCGGGATCTGCGCGGCTTCCGCGGGGAGATCGGCGACTTCCGCGGCTGGCTGTTCCGGATCGCCCGGCACCGCGGCATCGACCACCTGCGCCGGACCGGGCGCCGCCGCGAGGACCCGGTCGAGGTCGTCGACCAGGGCGTGCTCGCCCCGGACGCCGCCGCCCAGACCGAGGAGGCGCTGAGCACCGGCTGGGCGCTGTCGCTGATCGCCACCCTCCCGCGAGACCAGGCCGAGTCCGTCATGCTGCGCGTCGTCGCCGGTCTCGACGTCGCCACCACCGCGAAAGTGCTCGGCAAGCGCACCGGCGCGGTCCGCATCGCCACCATGCGGGGCCTGCGCCGCCTCGCCGCCCATCCCGAGGTCACGGCCCGCAACGAGAAGAAGGCCACCGGCGTGGCCGAGGAGGTGTAA